A region from the Candidatus Electrothrix scaldis genome encodes:
- a CDS encoding glycosyltransferase, translated as MKQQPLILHTDWSRSWGGQEIRTLTELRELKKIGFRVGMVVREGAELACRGEAEGIPVHYIDFSSKFNLAAWWDIYKLIRRLQPAVINTHSSEDSWMAGCLARLCRVPLVIKTRHVLAPISSSFSYNAFANIIFACSESIAKQLEEQKVEKEKIVVQSTGVAEERFRFSAQNRKEIRAQYGLSDEDILVGNISFLREYKGHKFIIQTAASMPKQYKFMFVGGGDDRPLLEKEIAEAGVADRFILTGHREDPERYFSALDIIFFSSYGTEGVSQSFIQGLLYGIPLLVCRTPSLLEPLEFVQHYRTVDYNDLETAKTGLLELAEHLQRDEAMIERQRQNIAGKYGLKAMIKNILRVYADYGITMKEE; from the coding sequence TTGAAGCAGCAACCGCTTATCCTGCATACAGACTGGTCACGCTCTTGGGGCGGCCAGGAAATACGTACACTTACTGAGTTACGAGAGCTAAAAAAAATAGGATTCCGAGTCGGAATGGTTGTTCGCGAGGGGGCTGAACTTGCCTGTCGCGGAGAGGCGGAGGGTATTCCAGTCCATTATATAGACTTTTCGTCCAAGTTTAACCTTGCTGCCTGGTGGGATATTTATAAGCTGATTCGCCGCCTGCAACCGGCAGTCATTAATACCCATTCCTCAGAAGACTCCTGGATGGCCGGTTGTCTGGCGAGACTCTGTCGCGTCCCACTGGTAATAAAAACCCGGCATGTGCTGGCCCCTATCTCTTCCTCCTTCAGCTATAACGCCTTTGCCAATATTATCTTTGCCTGTAGCGAATCAATTGCCAAACAACTGGAGGAGCAAAAGGTAGAAAAAGAAAAAATCGTTGTGCAGTCTACAGGTGTTGCTGAAGAACGCTTCCGATTTTCCGCGCAAAACCGGAAGGAGATCCGTGCGCAATACGGCCTGAGTGATGAAGACATTCTGGTAGGGAACATTTCTTTTTTACGAGAATATAAGGGGCATAAATTTATTATCCAAACGGCAGCAAGTATGCCGAAACAATATAAATTCATGTTTGTTGGAGGGGGCGATGATCGTCCCCTCCTGGAAAAAGAGATTGCCGAGGCAGGCGTTGCCGACCGCTTCATCCTTACCGGTCATCGGGAGGACCCAGAACGCTACTTCTCTGCCCTGGATATTATCTTTTTTTCCTCCTACGGAACCGAGGGGGTCTCTCAATCCTTTATCCAGGGACTTCTTTATGGTATTCCCCTGCTGGTCTGCCGTACCCCCTCCCTTCTTGAACCCCTGGAATTTGTCCAGCATTACAGAACGGTTGATTATAACGATCTGGAAACAGCCAAGACAGGTCTCCTGGAACTCGCAGAGCATCTCCAGAGAGATGAAGCAATGATTGAGCGGCAACGACAAAATATCGCAGGAAAATATGGCCTCAAGGCCATGATAAAAAATATCCTGCGAGTGTATGCGGATTATGGTATTACGATGAAGGAAGAGTAA
- a CDS encoding diguanylate cyclase yields MHKRLIPALLPLPLSTVFLLLCSLFACIPPCSAQKTTLQSASELDYPPFALVRPDGTADGFSVELLRAVAEAADFNITIPVGPWHVLKQQLAEGRLDVLPLVAYSLERDEYFDFTVPYLQMSGTVFVRKGETSIRSEQDLRDKEVLVMQDDAAHEYAIQNNISQKLILTSSFEEAMRMLSAGKHDAVLCQYLMGLQLLKQLNIKNIVSVSTEKQMSLKPGKGKVSGFTQRFCIAVPEGRKKLLAQLNEGLAIVFANGTYDRLYKKWFGPILPEMPIPAAEVIKSALLILIPVSLLLALLGLWYLKREVQKKTHSLQTEIRERKQAEKALQANELMLRTILDTLPVGIWLTDQKGKIQYGNPAGHSIWQGAHCVEFEEYQTCRSEADKSDSPADWVIPLIVQNRQKSHKEEVKILCTDGTRKIISNWAVPVRDADAKIAGAVAVNQDITERIRIEQELIAERDFTKNLIETAQTVILVLNPDGAINTFNPYMEKISGYRLEEVQGKDWFATFLPDQNWQAMRKIFTTSLVDIQTRGNVAPIITKDGRQRYIEWYEKTLKDRNGTVLGLLSIGQDITEKRSMQKKLEEMALHDALTGLYNRKVLEEKLMGDIESAQSNKKELSLLQLDIDHFKRINDSHGHLEGDNVLRWIADILKRSIRKKDYAARYGGEEFTIVLPETSEQQAEALAESLRESINEHEVVTKKGERVELTVSIGVASLSGHVKSHQVLLLHAETALYAAKRGGRNQVGVT; encoded by the coding sequence ATGCATAAACGACTGATTCCGGCATTGCTCCCTCTTCCTCTTTCCACTGTGTTCCTCCTGCTGTGTAGCCTGTTTGCTTGTATTCCTCCTTGCTCTGCTCAAAAAACGACCCTGCAATCTGCCAGCGAACTGGATTATCCCCCCTTTGCCTTGGTTCGTCCAGACGGAACAGCTGACGGCTTTTCCGTTGAACTGCTCAGGGCCGTTGCAGAGGCGGCGGACTTCAATATTACCATTCCTGTTGGCCCTTGGCATGTTCTGAAACAACAGCTTGCAGAAGGACGGCTGGATGTCCTGCCCCTGGTGGCATATTCCCTGGAACGAGACGAATATTTCGATTTTACAGTTCCATACCTCCAAATGAGCGGAACAGTCTTTGTCCGCAAAGGTGAGACGTCTATTCGCAGCGAGCAAGACCTACGTGATAAAGAAGTCCTGGTTATGCAGGATGATGCAGCACATGAATATGCTATCCAGAACAATATTTCCCAGAAACTAATCTTGACCTCCTCGTTTGAGGAGGCTATGCGCATGCTCTCTGCGGGCAAGCATGACGCCGTCCTATGCCAGTATCTGATGGGCCTGCAGCTGCTCAAGCAACTCAACATAAAAAACATAGTCAGCGTTTCCACAGAAAAGCAGATGAGCCTGAAACCGGGCAAGGGAAAAGTCTCCGGTTTCACCCAACGATTCTGCATTGCCGTGCCGGAGGGAAGAAAAAAATTACTCGCCCAACTGAATGAGGGGTTGGCCATAGTTTTTGCAAACGGAACATACGACCGCCTCTATAAGAAATGGTTCGGCCCCATCCTTCCAGAGATGCCAATTCCGGCAGCAGAAGTCATCAAGTCCGCCCTGCTGATTCTTATTCCAGTCTCGCTTCTTTTGGCTCTCCTGGGATTATGGTACCTCAAACGGGAAGTGCAGAAAAAAACGCACAGCCTGCAAACGGAAATCCGGGAAAGAAAACAGGCAGAAAAGGCCTTGCAAGCCAATGAGCTCATGTTGCGAACAATCCTCGACACCCTCCCTGTAGGCATATGGCTCACAGACCAGAAAGGAAAAATCCAATACGGCAATCCAGCCGGTCATAGTATTTGGCAGGGAGCGCATTGTGTCGAATTCGAGGAATATCAAACATGCCGCAGCGAGGCCGATAAATCAGACTCGCCTGCTGATTGGGTTATTCCGTTGATCGTTCAGAACAGACAAAAATCGCATAAAGAAGAAGTGAAAATTCTCTGTACCGATGGCACCCGGAAAATCATCTCCAACTGGGCTGTTCCGGTTAGAGATGCTGATGCAAAAATTGCAGGCGCAGTCGCCGTTAACCAGGATATTACGGAACGAATACGAATTGAACAGGAATTGATTGCGGAACGTGACTTCACCAAAAATCTCATAGAAACAGCCCAGACCGTGATTCTGGTGCTGAACCCGGACGGAGCGATTAACACCTTTAATCCTTATATGGAAAAAATAAGTGGGTATCGCCTTGAGGAGGTACAGGGGAAAGATTGGTTTGCGACTTTTCTCCCCGATCAAAACTGGCAGGCAATGCGTAAGATTTTCACAACATCCCTTGTTGATATCCAAACACGCGGTAATGTCGCCCCGATTATCACAAAAGATGGCAGGCAGCGATATATTGAATGGTATGAGAAGACCCTCAAAGACAGAAACGGTACAGTATTGGGTTTACTTTCGATTGGTCAGGATATTACGGAAAAGAGAAGTATGCAGAAAAAGCTTGAGGAAATGGCTCTGCACGATGCCCTAACAGGTCTCTATAACCGAAAGGTATTGGAGGAAAAATTAATGGGCGACATTGAATCGGCCCAAAGCAACAAAAAGGAGCTTTCCCTCCTTCAGCTTGATATTGATCATTTTAAACGGATAAATGATAGCCACGGTCATTTGGAAGGCGATAATGTGCTCCGTTGGATAGCTGACATCTTAAAACGTTCCATACGCAAAAAAGATTATGCAGCCCGTTACGGGGGCGAAGAGTTTACCATAGTATTACCGGAAACCTCTGAGCAGCAAGCAGAGGCCTTGGCTGAAAGCCTGCGGGAAAGCATCAATGAGCATGAGGTGGTTACCAAAAAAGGCGAGCGAGTCGAACTCACTGTCAGTATTGGCGTGGCCAGCCTGTCAGGACATGTCAAATCGCACCAGGTCCTTCTTCTCCATGCTGAGACAGCTCTGTATGCCGCCAAGAGAGGTGGTCGTAATCAAGTGGGGGTGACCTGA
- a CDS encoding ASKHA domain-containing protein, translated as MKHTITFLPDNITATVDKGENLLNAAAQAGVYIHAYCGGDGICGKCKVIVNKGEVRSDKANLKQEDWDQGYRLACLSSVESDLEVTIPEMTSKSGKALKRKPKTTRTISAKALDSLIGSWEVEPPVSKLYLELAPPTLEDNISDMDRVMRGIKQAYPDHEGDPSYDHPELIKYLPAVLRESDWKITLLLLRRNQGGFRIIDVEAGNTTAKLYGLAVDIGTTTCSGVLVDLTNGEILAESSGYNGQISCGEDVISRIVYAKRPSGQRALQDKVVGTINTIIEDICRELVISPADIAYMMAAGNTVMSHLLLGLDPKYLREAPYVPSISRFPLTKAADLGIHAHPSMRLFLYPCIASYVGGDIVAGVHACQMAKSEKVSLFIDIGTNGEIVVGNQDWMVCAACSAGPAFEGGGIRYGMRASSGAIENFQIHPETFDPMIVTIDRIKPSGICGSGLIAIVAELLESGVIDQQGKFRHNLDTSRVRQGTDGWEYVLAWARDSLIGEDIVITEVDLDNLMRAKGAMYAGYQTLLESVGLTFADLERVIMAGNFGAYIDLERAICIGLLPDVDRNTFYYIGNASMLGCQISLSDVNRFQERLTVRQLMTNMELSENPEFMQHYMAALFLPHTDMSLFPTVSKKLAERG; from the coding sequence ATGAAGCACACCATTACCTTCCTGCCGGATAACATCACCGCGACTGTTGATAAGGGAGAAAACCTCCTCAATGCTGCTGCCCAGGCAGGCGTTTATATCCATGCCTATTGCGGTGGGGACGGCATCTGCGGCAAATGTAAGGTGATTGTGAATAAGGGGGAGGTGCGTTCGGATAAGGCGAACCTGAAGCAGGAGGACTGGGACCAGGGATATCGTCTGGCCTGTCTGTCCTCAGTGGAATCGGACCTGGAAGTCACGATTCCCGAGATGACCAGCAAGAGCGGCAAGGCCCTGAAGCGGAAACCCAAGACCACCCGCACCATCTCGGCCAAGGCCTTGGACAGTCTGATCGGGAGCTGGGAGGTTGAGCCGCCGGTGAGTAAACTCTATCTGGAGCTTGCTCCGCCTACCCTGGAAGATAATATCTCTGATATGGACCGGGTGATGCGGGGAATTAAGCAGGCCTATCCCGATCATGAGGGAGATCCCTCCTATGATCACCCGGAGCTGATTAAATATCTCCCTGCTGTGCTGCGTGAGTCAGACTGGAAGATCACCCTGCTCCTGCTTCGGCGCAACCAGGGCGGTTTCCGCATCATTGATGTGGAGGCAGGTAATACCACGGCCAAACTCTACGGGCTGGCCGTGGATATCGGCACCACCACCTGTTCCGGGGTTCTGGTAGATCTGACCAACGGAGAGATTCTGGCCGAGTCTTCTGGCTATAATGGTCAGATCAGCTGCGGTGAGGATGTCATCTCGCGCATAGTCTATGCCAAACGACCCAGCGGCCAGAGGGCCCTCCAGGATAAGGTGGTCGGGACCATCAATACAATCATTGAGGATATCTGTCGTGAGCTGGTTATTTCTCCGGCAGATATTGCCTATATGATGGCAGCAGGCAACACAGTCATGTCCCATCTCCTGCTGGGCTTGGACCCGAAATATCTCCGAGAGGCCCCGTACGTCCCCAGTATCAGCCGTTTTCCTCTGACCAAGGCGGCAGACCTGGGCATCCATGCCCATCCCTCCATGCGCCTCTTTCTTTACCCCTGTATTGCCTCTTATGTGGGTGGCGATATCGTGGCCGGGGTCCATGCCTGTCAGATGGCCAAGTCCGAGAAGGTGAGTCTGTTCATCGACATCGGCACTAATGGCGAGATCGTGGTGGGGAATCAGGACTGGATGGTCTGCGCGGCCTGCTCAGCCGGGCCTGCCTTTGAGGGCGGTGGCATCCGCTACGGAATGCGGGCCTCCAGTGGGGCTATTGAGAATTTTCAGATTCATCCAGAGACCTTTGATCCCATGATCGTGACCATTGATCGTATCAAGCCCTCTGGGATCTGCGGGTCCGGCCTGATTGCCATTGTGGCAGAGCTGCTGGAAAGCGGGGTGATTGATCAGCAAGGGAAATTTCGCCATAATCTGGACACCTCCAGGGTGCGGCAGGGAACGGATGGCTGGGAGTATGTCCTGGCCTGGGCCCGTGATTCCCTGATCGGCGAGGACATCGTAATCACTGAGGTGGATCTGGATAACCTGATGCGGGCCAAGGGGGCCATGTATGCAGGGTATCAGACCCTGCTGGAATCCGTTGGTTTGACCTTTGCGGATCTGGAGCGGGTGATCATGGCGGGTAACTTCGGGGCCTATATTGACCTGGAGCGAGCCATCTGCATCGGCCTGCTGCCGGATGTGGATCGAAATACTTTCTATTATATCGGCAATGCCTCTATGCTGGGCTGCCAGATCAGTCTTTCCGATGTTAATCGTTTTCAGGAACGCCTGACAGTGCGTCAGCTCATGACCAATATGGAATTATCTGAGAACCCGGAATTTATGCAGCATTACATGGCTGCCCTCTTTCTCCCTCATACGGATATGAGTCTTTTCCCCACAGTCAGCAAGAAGCTGGCAGAGAGAGGGTAA
- a CDS encoding DUF3786 domain-containing protein, which produces MIIKNPLELYKHLDQSNCRRCMLPSCMAFSVAVIQGQKKLSDCPLLSEEKINELSGGIVQKKSMSEEQEVHLDRLRQELNQQELREIARRLDLPLKNGSVGVKCLGKHFWINGQGEMVSECHRNNWVHIPVLHYLLQSKGRQPIGKWITFSDIENSGGKEAFFAHRCEQEMGRLAEEHTEVFYEILDLFEVEEIEDLQGKIDADKSFLLLPLPGVPFLINYWEPEDAFPAKLNILFDMTVSENCNVESIYTLGRGMVEMFEQLILRHSL; this is translated from the coding sequence ATGATCATAAAAAATCCCCTGGAACTCTATAAACACCTGGACCAATCCAACTGCCGCCGCTGCATGCTCCCCTCCTGCATGGCCTTTTCCGTTGCCGTTATTCAGGGCCAGAAAAAACTCAGCGACTGCCCCTTATTGAGTGAGGAGAAAATCAACGAGCTCTCCGGCGGGATCGTGCAAAAGAAATCTATGAGCGAGGAGCAGGAGGTTCATCTCGACCGCTTACGGCAGGAACTGAACCAGCAAGAGCTCCGGGAAATCGCCCGGCGGCTGGACCTTCCCTTAAAAAATGGGAGCGTGGGCGTGAAATGTCTGGGCAAGCACTTCTGGATTAATGGGCAAGGAGAGATGGTGTCTGAATGTCACCGGAATAACTGGGTCCATATCCCTGTGCTCCATTACCTTCTCCAAAGCAAGGGACGGCAGCCCATCGGAAAATGGATCACCTTTAGTGATATTGAAAATTCAGGAGGGAAAGAGGCCTTTTTCGCCCACCGCTGTGAGCAGGAAATGGGCCGTCTGGCCGAGGAACACACCGAGGTTTTTTATGAAATCCTCGACCTCTTTGAAGTCGAGGAAATTGAGGATCTCCAGGGAAAAATCGATGCGGATAAATCCTTTCTCCTCCTCCCTCTTCCCGGCGTTCCCTTTCTGATTAATTACTGGGAACCTGAGGATGCCTTTCCGGCCAAGCTGAATATCCTCTTTGATATGACGGTCTCGGAGAACTGCAATGTGGAGTCCATTTATACCCTGGGACGGGGTATGGTGGAGATGTTTGAACAATTGATTCTGCGACACAGCCTGTAG
- a CDS encoding MarR family transcriptional regulator, translating to MQLDPYESMGFHCNITVKAFLAVLAEKLKGTDISPSQFLALANLTAFGPLSQSELADRLAITGATTARLIDRMERDEWVRRQRAPEDQRVKMIIPTEKAAGTWQEISAAGREVLDQAYQGISKEELETVKKVLQKIRTNLER from the coding sequence TTGCAACTTGATCCCTATGAAAGCATGGGCTTTCACTGTAATATCACGGTGAAGGCCTTTCTTGCAGTCCTGGCCGAGAAACTCAAAGGCACAGATATCAGCCCGAGTCAATTCCTCGCGCTGGCTAATCTCACTGCCTTTGGTCCGTTGTCCCAGTCTGAACTGGCTGACCGCCTTGCCATTACCGGCGCAACCACTGCCCGTCTCATTGATCGGATGGAACGGGATGAGTGGGTGCGGCGGCAGCGCGCCCCGGAAGATCAGCGCGTCAAGATGATCATTCCCACTGAAAAAGCTGCTGGAACCTGGCAGGAGATATCTGCCGCTGGTCGGGAAGTTCTTGACCAGGCATACCAAGGGATCAGCAAAGAAGAGCTGGAGACCGTTAAGAAGGTCCTGCAAAAAATTCGCACTAACTTAGAAAGATAA
- a CDS encoding acetolactate synthase large subunit yields MNGAELMVKCLENEGVEYIFGIPGEENLAFLEALRTSSIKLILTRHEQAAGFMAATYGRLTGKPGVCLATLGPGATNFVTSVSYAFLGGMPCLFITGQKPIKSSKQGRFQIINVVSMMAPITKMTRQIVGADSIATLVRESFRVAMQEKSGPVHLELPEDIADEETKVIPFPVTPLQKKQASHDSLKEAAEIIKRAKNPLLLIAAASNRHQEVSPALEYFIEQTGIHFFSTQMGKGAANEFHPRCLGTAALSDHDYLHCAISKADVILNVGHDVVEKPPFFMRREGPVVIHLSYFHAVFDEVYFPQHEVIGDIADSMQRLATLVVPNSLAGDGYFNLLKNEVDKNVYERAVPPTFPYTPQQLTRALRRLMVKDSVLSLDNGMYKIWFARNYRSINSHSVLLDNALATMGAGLPVAIAAKIILPEKKVVAVCGDGGFMMNSQELETAIRLKLDLTILLLRDDGFGMIKWKQGGMGLPNFGLDFGNPDFVKYAESYGAKGYRVKDQEHLAEVLEHCMNTPGVHLIDLPIDYAENESVLIEELKRKTCLLG; encoded by the coding sequence ATGAACGGCGCAGAACTCATGGTCAAATGCCTTGAGAATGAAGGAGTTGAATACATCTTCGGTATTCCAGGCGAAGAAAATCTTGCTTTTCTGGAGGCCTTACGAACCTCCTCTATTAAGCTTATTCTCACCAGGCATGAACAGGCTGCCGGTTTTATGGCCGCCACCTATGGTCGGCTCACCGGAAAACCTGGTGTTTGCCTTGCCACTCTTGGGCCGGGAGCGACCAACTTTGTTACCAGCGTTTCCTATGCCTTTCTGGGCGGCATGCCCTGTCTGTTCATCACCGGGCAGAAGCCGATCAAGAGCTCCAAGCAGGGGCGTTTTCAGATCATTAACGTGGTCTCCATGATGGCCCCGATCACCAAGATGACCCGCCAGATCGTTGGCGCAGATTCCATTGCTACGCTGGTGCGCGAGTCCTTTCGGGTGGCGATGCAGGAAAAATCCGGGCCGGTTCATTTGGAGCTTCCAGAAGACATCGCTGATGAGGAGACCAAAGTCATTCCCTTTCCTGTTACTCCGTTGCAGAAAAAGCAGGCCTCTCATGATTCTCTGAAAGAGGCGGCGGAGATTATCAAACGGGCGAAAAATCCTCTCCTATTGATTGCAGCAGCCAGTAATCGTCACCAAGAGGTGAGCCCGGCGCTTGAATATTTTATTGAGCAGACCGGGATTCACTTTTTCTCTACCCAGATGGGGAAAGGGGCAGCCAATGAGTTCCATCCCCGTTGCCTGGGCACCGCAGCCCTGTCTGACCATGATTATCTCCACTGCGCCATTAGCAAGGCAGATGTTATTCTTAATGTCGGGCATGATGTGGTTGAGAAACCGCCTTTCTTTATGCGTCGAGAAGGGCCTGTGGTTATTCATCTCAGCTATTTTCATGCTGTTTTCGATGAGGTCTATTTTCCTCAGCACGAGGTAATCGGTGATATTGCTGATTCCATGCAGCGCCTCGCCACGCTTGTTGTCCCCAATTCTCTGGCCGGAGATGGATATTTTAATCTTCTGAAGAATGAGGTTGATAAGAATGTCTATGAGCGTGCTGTGCCTCCGACTTTTCCCTATACTCCACAACAACTGACAAGGGCGCTGCGGCGGCTTATGGTGAAGGATTCTGTCCTTTCCTTGGATAATGGGATGTACAAGATATGGTTCGCCCGTAATTATCGTTCCATAAATTCGCATTCCGTTTTGCTGGATAATGCCTTAGCCACGATGGGCGCTGGTTTGCCGGTGGCTATTGCCGCTAAGATAATCTTGCCGGAAAAGAAGGTGGTGGCTGTCTGTGGTGATGGCGGATTTATGATGAATTCCCAGGAGCTGGAGACCGCTATCCGGTTAAAGCTGGACCTGACCATCCTGCTGCTCCGCGACGACGGTTTCGGTATGATCAAGTGGAAACAGGGAGGGATGGGGCTGCCTAACTTTGGTCTTGATTTCGGCAATCCGGATTTTGTCAAATATGCGGAGAGCTACGGAGCCAAGGGCTACCGAGTGAAAGACCAGGAGCATCTGGCTGAGGTGCTGGAACATTGTATGAATACTCCTGGCGTACATCTCATCGATTTACCTATAGATTACGCGGAAAATGAGTCTGTGCTGATTGAGGAGCTGAAGCGCAAGACCTGTTTGCTGGGTTGA
- a CDS encoding tautomerase family protein, whose product MPYVSIRVAGKLSREQKKNIAQGVTKVIAKEAEKPESSILIFIDEEQRENIAKGGKLLDE is encoded by the coding sequence ATGCCCTATGTAAGCATTCGCGTTGCCGGTAAACTGAGCCGAGAGCAGAAGAAAAATATTGCTCAAGGTGTCACCAAGGTTATAGCCAAAGAAGCTGAAAAACCTGAATCCTCTATCCTGATTTTTATTGATGAAGAACAGCGGGAAAATATCGCCAAGGGTGGTAAGTTGCTGGATGAGTAG
- a CDS encoding efflux RND transporter permease subunit gives MNRIRDRIEKRFAAAGRLLYRHNIITLLLLAVFVGGLLSQLPKLTLDTSTEGFLHEQDPALLAYNDFRDQFGNTEMVIVAVKGKDIFAPEFLQKLKKMHVELRDNVPYLDDINSLINARNTRGEGDQLIVEDLLEHWPETPEELAAVKERAVTNPLYKNLLISEQGDFTAIVLQMQAYSSQEEGGVDDVLAGFTEESDSTEQKERVYLTDAENGEVVQAVTRIVENYRGPDFEIYVAGGPVVTDFLKKAMMKNMRKFMILAILAIGIFLFLMFRRASAVFLPLFVVILSLLSTLGLMAACGTPIKLPTQILPSFLLAVGVGDSVHILAIFFHRLRHNSWDKAEAVEYAIGHSGLAVFMTSLTTAGGLLSFSTADVAPIADLGIYAAAGVMLALLYTLILLPSLLALIPLKEKKKKETHKMKGTSRLDGILSSIGHFATGNPKAILAITALIFIVSIIGITRIKFSHDIVRWYKKDSSIRIASETIDEEMRGSIALEIVLDTGKVNGLYDRDLLQRIDSSVTYVEQVQEGEIFAGKAWSITTILKEIHQALNENKAEFYKIPDNPQLIPQEFLLFENSGSDDLEDVTDSQFSKVRFTIKVPFQDAIAYTDFIQTINEHFAQTFPELKITTTGMTSILFQTMARVIRSMAKSYTIALIVITVLMILLIGKLRTGILSMVPNLFPIMLTLGVMGWFQVPLDLFTMLVGSISIGLAVDDTIHFMHNFRRYFEQSGDAKLAVMETLHSTGRAMLITSCVLSVGFFIFMFANMNNLFNFGWLTGFTIIMALLADYFIAPALMVLVNQAKPAAVNA, from the coding sequence ATGAATCGTATCAGAGACCGTATAGAAAAGAGGTTTGCCGCAGCAGGACGTCTGTTGTATCGGCATAATATTATAACCTTGCTCCTGTTGGCTGTGTTTGTTGGTGGGCTCCTTTCGCAGCTCCCCAAGCTCACCTTGGACACCTCCACCGAAGGTTTTCTCCACGAGCAAGATCCCGCCTTACTTGCCTATAATGATTTTCGCGATCAGTTCGGCAATACGGAGATGGTCATTGTCGCTGTCAAAGGAAAGGACATCTTTGCGCCGGAGTTTTTGCAAAAGCTGAAGAAGATGCATGTGGAGCTACGCGATAATGTCCCTTATCTGGATGATATTAACAGCCTGATCAATGCCCGGAACACCCGGGGAGAGGGGGATCAACTCATTGTTGAGGACCTACTGGAACACTGGCCGGAAACTCCAGAGGAACTGGCTGCGGTAAAGGAACGGGCCGTGACCAATCCGCTCTATAAAAATCTCCTGATTTCAGAACAGGGCGATTTCACAGCCATCGTCTTGCAGATGCAGGCCTATTCTTCGCAGGAAGAAGGAGGTGTTGATGATGTTCTGGCTGGTTTTACTGAGGAGAGCGACAGCACTGAGCAGAAAGAAAGGGTTTATCTCACGGATGCGGAAAACGGTGAGGTGGTTCAGGCGGTAACCCGCATTGTGGAAAACTATCGTGGCCCGGATTTTGAAATCTATGTTGCCGGTGGTCCAGTGGTGACAGATTTCCTGAAGAAGGCCATGATGAAGAATATGCGGAAGTTCATGATACTGGCCATCCTGGCCATTGGCATCTTTCTCTTTCTTATGTTCCGCCGGGCTTCAGCGGTTTTTCTGCCGCTTTTTGTGGTTATTCTTTCTCTTCTCTCCACCTTGGGGCTGATGGCTGCCTGCGGGACACCGATCAAGTTGCCCACCCAAATCCTTCCCTCTTTTCTTCTGGCGGTCGGTGTGGGTGATTCTGTCCATATCCTGGCGATATTTTTTCACCGCCTCCGCCATAATTCCTGGGATAAGGCAGAGGCCGTGGAATACGCCATCGGTCATTCCGGGCTTGCTGTATTCATGACTTCATTAACCACAGCAGGTGGTCTGCTCTCCTTTTCCACCGCTGACGTCGCACCTATTGCTGATTTGGGGATCTATGCTGCTGCCGGAGTCATGTTGGCCTTACTCTACACCCTTATTCTCTTGCCCTCACTCCTTGCTCTTATTCCGCTGAAAGAGAAAAAGAAAAAAGAAACGCATAAAATGAAGGGTACCTCCCGGCTTGATGGTATTTTGTCCTCAATCGGCCATTTTGCTACCGGCAATCCCAAGGCAATCCTGGCAATCACCGCCCTGATTTTTATAGTATCCATCATAGGCATTACCCGAATCAAATTCTCCCATGATATTGTCCGCTGGTATAAAAAGGACTCGTCTATTCGTATTGCTTCAGAAACTATTGATGAGGAGATGAGGGGTTCCATCGCCCTGGAAATTGTCCTGGATACAGGCAAGGTCAATGGATTGTATGACCGGGACCTTCTGCAACGCATAGATAGTTCGGTCACGTATGTGGAGCAGGTACAGGAAGGGGAAATCTTTGCTGGTAAAGCCTGGAGTATCACCACTATTCTCAAAGAAATCCACCAGGCCTTGAATGAAAACAAAGCAGAATTCTACAAGATTCCAGATAATCCCCAGCTGATTCCCCAAGAATTTCTCTTGTTTGAAAATAGCGGTTCCGATGATCTGGAAGATGTGACGGACAGCCAATTTTCCAAGGTTCGCTTCACCATTAAGGTGCCGTTCCAGGATGCGATAGCCTATACTGATTTTATTCAGACCATTAATGAACATTTCGCCCAAACCTTTCCTGAGCTGAAGATCACCACCACCGGTATGACGTCTATCCTTTTTCAGACCATGGCCCGGGTAATTCGCAGTATGGCCAAGAGTTACACCATTGCGCTCATTGTCATTACTGTCTTGATGATTTTGCTCATCGGTAAGTTGCGCACCGGCATCCTGAGCATGGTTCCCAACCTCTTCCCTATTATGCTGACGCTGGGCGTGATGGGCTGGTTTCAGGTGCCCCTGGACCTGTTCACCATGTTGGTGGGAAGTATCTCCATTGGTCTGGCCGTCGATGACACGATCCACTTTATGCATAATTTCCGCCGTTATTTTGAGCAAAGCGGTGATGCCAAGTTGGCGGTCATGGAAACCCTGCACAGTACTGGCCGGGCCATGTTGATTACCAGCTGTGTTTTGTCTGTGGGATTTTTTATTTTCATGTTTGCCAACATGAACAACCTCTTTAATTTTGGTTGGTTGACCGGTTTTACCATTATCATGGCCCTGTTGGCCGATTATTTCATTGCCCCGGCCCTGATGGTGCTGGTGAATCAAGCGAAGCCAGCCGCTGTCAATGCGTAG